From Diorhabda sublineata isolate icDioSubl1.1 unplaced genomic scaffold, icDioSubl1.1 Dsub_227, whole genome shotgun sequence, one genomic window encodes:
- the LOC130452167 gene encoding peptidoglycan-recognition protein 2-like, which translates to MWNIRFLVISLLFYNKSYAESDWPKTCPEIVTKDKWQGLPSIAVDYVIIPVTKVVIHHTVTPECSTQETCSSMVKSIQNFHMESLEFPDIGYNFLVGGDGRIYEGAGWHKVGAHTRGYNKNSLGLAFIGNFAVKRPSNIILNAAKKFLECAVTIGELSDDYIVFGARQVSQTASPGIYLYNDLIQWPHFSRYPNTTKSA; encoded by the exons atgtggaATATTCGGTTCTTAGTGATTTCattgttgttttataataaatcatatGCGGAATCAG ATTGGCCAAAAACCTGTCCAGAAATAGTCACAAAAGACAAGTGGCAAGGTCTACCTTCAATAGCTGTCGATTACGTCATTATACCAGTTACCAAAGTCGTTATACATCATACAGTTACGCCGGAATGTTCAACACAAGAAACATGCTCTTCAATGGtaaaaagtatacaaaatttCCATATGGAAAGCTTGGAGTTTCCCGATATAGGATATAA ttttctcgTCGGCGGAGATGGAAGAATTTATGAAGGTGCAGGTTGGCATAAAGTGGGCGCTCATACTAGAggatataacaaaaattctCTAGGACTTGCTTTTATAGGAAATTTCGCgg TAAAAAGACCCAGTAACATTATTTTGAACGCAGCCAAGAAGTTTTTGGAATGTGCAGTGACAATAGGCGAGTTATCCGATGATTATATTGTTTTTGGAGCTAGACAAGTCAGTCAAACAGCAAGTCCAGGCATTTATTTATACAACGATCTAATACAATGGCCCCATTTTTCACGGTACCCCAACACTACGAAAAGTGCTTAG